A genomic region of Desulfosarcina ovata subsp. ovata contains the following coding sequences:
- a CDS encoding class I SAM-dependent methyltransferase, with amino-acid sequence MTSKPTAAGKSSFDLIDVDTFFNSLNLNEEMTFLDLACGVGNYAVAVAERIRGTVHALDLWPEGIDTLKQRAEKKGLGNINAAVCNVSQSLPLEKNIVDACLMATVLHDLIRDGTHTDALAEIVRVLKPDGRLAVVEFKKQPGPPGPPEHIRLSPEELDAVLAPLGFGCRETVDLGAAVYMSLYRPE; translated from the coding sequence ATGACCAGCAAACCCACCGCCGCCGGCAAAAGCAGCTTCGATTTGATCGATGTGGATACCTTTTTTAATTCCTTGAACCTTAATGAAGAGATGACGTTTCTGGATCTGGCCTGCGGCGTCGGCAACTACGCCGTGGCCGTGGCCGAGCGGATCCGGGGAACGGTGCATGCCCTGGACCTGTGGCCGGAAGGCATCGATACGCTCAAACAGCGCGCCGAAAAGAAAGGACTGGGGAATATCAACGCGGCCGTATGCAACGTGAGCCAGTCGCTGCCCCTTGAGAAAAACATCGTCGATGCCTGCCTCATGGCCACGGTGCTCCACGACCTGATCCGGGACGGCACCCACACGGATGCGCTGGCGGAGATCGTGCGCGTGCTCAAGCCGGACGGCCGCCTGGCCGTGGTGGAGTTCAAGAAGCAGCCCGGCCCGCCGGGGCCGCCGGAGCACATCCGTTTGTCGCCCGAGGAATTGGATGCGGTGCTGGCGCCATTGGGGTTTGGTTGCCGGGAGACTGTGGACTTGGGTGCGGCCGTCTACATGTCTTTATATCGTCCAGAATGA
- a CDS encoding enoyl-CoA hydratase/isomerase family protein — MDLECVIYDKNDGVAIARLNRPQVLNAMNKRLWLDMQAALDDARADETVKVVVITGEGRAFSTGADLKESKTRSIDAYRDYLVSLQEVSRSVIRFEKPTIAAINGYAVGSGYELALACDIRIAAEEAKIGSPEAKVTSSVTGGAFRLVQDLIGPGKARELLFTGEYIDGSEAMRIGLVNRAVPLDALMPTVMEMAAKIAANSGFSLKMIKKGLNMARGEVSLEALMEFEVEACLACVSTKERQTSLTAFEERKK, encoded by the coding sequence ATGGATTTGGAATGTGTCATCTACGACAAGAACGATGGTGTGGCCATTGCCCGGCTCAACCGGCCCCAGGTGCTCAACGCCATGAACAAACGGCTCTGGCTGGATATGCAGGCCGCCCTGGACGATGCCCGCGCGGATGAAACCGTCAAGGTGGTGGTCATCACCGGCGAGGGCCGCGCCTTCTCCACCGGCGCCGATCTCAAGGAATCCAAAACCCGTTCCATCGACGCCTACCGGGACTACCTGGTCTCCCTGCAGGAAGTCTCGCGCAGCGTGATCCGCTTCGAGAAACCGACCATCGCCGCCATCAACGGCTATGCCGTCGGTTCGGGATACGAGCTGGCCCTGGCCTGCGACATCCGCATTGCCGCCGAGGAGGCCAAAATCGGCAGTCCCGAGGCCAAGGTCACCTCGTCGGTCACCGGCGGCGCGTTCCGGCTGGTCCAGGATCTCATCGGCCCGGGGAAAGCCCGTGAACTGCTCTTTACCGGTGAATATATCGACGGCAGCGAAGCCATGCGCATCGGTCTGGTCAACCGCGCCGTGCCCCTGGACGCGCTCATGCCCACGGTGATGGAGATGGCCGCCAAAATCGCCGCCAACTCCGGATTCTCCCTGAAGATGATCAAGAAGGGGCTCAACATGGCCCGGGGCGAAGTAAGCCTGGAAGCGCTCATGGAGTTCGAGGTGGAGGCCTGCCTGGCCTGTGTCTCCACCAAGGAACGCCAAACATCCCTGACCGCTTTTGAGGAGAGAAAAAAATAG
- a CDS encoding acetate--CoA ligase family protein — protein sequence MGLDYVLNARSVAVVGASKVPTKRGFQTIRTLLDEGYEGAIYPVNPKEKSIMGLPCYASVSEIPGEVDVALVATPARTVPAVLEDCGQKGVKGAVILATGFGETGKAGKALEKEVLSAAGTHHIRLIGPNTSGMINLKANLNLVGLHDTPKGDIALLTQSGNMALTLITEAKLKSRKGFTYYVGVGNEADIRFHEYLEFFQQDPDTRAILMYVEGMREGRKFLQQAYRTTETKPIVLLKSGRSTKGKQSAGSHTGALAGMSEVAKGAFERAGIIVIENSDELFPAAETLSSLPPIKNNRIAILADGGGHATIAADTLTDLGVEIPELDEKTQRKLQAILPGGAAVRNPVDVAGGTDDNPSVFADCANIILSDPNIGGLLIVGLFGGYGIRFAASLAMMEEDAAHRMGKMVKSRKKAIVVHSLYNSEKPHSLDLLRYYGVPVYGSLDVACKCMGVLAQYGRYLKSYHAVTNFVFNWGAKAKPEGKKIIDRAYAEGRGALLESEAKHLFKLHGAPVTCDVLVTSAEEAANAAAAIEGPVALKIVSPDILHKSDADGVRLNLTNKKQVKKAYAEIVRSAKAYQKDARIEGVLVSPMVAKGVEVIIGTKIDDQFGPVIMYGLGGVLVEIIKDVTFRVLPITRRTAQRMLSETKSHPILDGVRGERPYDKKALVNLILTCSEMIEAYPQIHELDLNPVIVHHEGLSIVDARIILKPQEETQPSPAAEAV from the coding sequence ATGGGACTGGATTACGTCCTGAACGCCCGGTCGGTCGCCGTTGTCGGCGCATCCAAGGTGCCCACCAAACGTGGATTCCAGACCATTCGAACCCTCCTGGACGAAGGTTATGAAGGCGCCATCTACCCGGTCAATCCCAAAGAGAAAAGCATTATGGGCCTGCCCTGCTATGCCAGCGTGTCCGAGATTCCCGGAGAGGTGGACGTGGCCCTGGTGGCCACGCCGGCGCGAACGGTGCCGGCGGTGCTGGAAGACTGCGGCCAAAAGGGTGTTAAAGGCGCCGTGATCCTGGCCACCGGCTTCGGCGAAACCGGCAAGGCCGGCAAGGCCCTGGAAAAAGAGGTGCTCAGCGCGGCCGGAACCCACCACATCCGCCTCATCGGCCCCAACACCTCCGGCATGATCAACCTCAAAGCCAACCTTAACCTGGTGGGGCTTCATGACACGCCCAAAGGAGATATCGCGCTGCTCACCCAAAGCGGCAACATGGCCCTGACCCTGATCACCGAAGCCAAACTGAAGAGCCGCAAGGGGTTTACCTATTACGTGGGCGTGGGCAACGAAGCCGACATCCGCTTTCACGAGTACCTGGAATTCTTCCAGCAGGATCCCGATACCCGGGCGATTCTCATGTATGTGGAGGGGATGCGCGAGGGTCGCAAATTTCTCCAGCAGGCCTATCGCACCACGGAAACCAAACCCATCGTGCTGCTGAAAAGCGGCCGATCCACAAAAGGCAAGCAGTCCGCCGGCTCCCACACCGGCGCCCTGGCCGGCATGAGTGAAGTGGCCAAGGGGGCCTTCGAACGGGCCGGCATCATCGTCATCGAAAACTCTGACGAACTCTTTCCGGCGGCCGAGACCCTCTCCAGCCTGCCGCCCATCAAGAACAACCGGATCGCCATTCTGGCCGATGGCGGCGGGCACGCCACCATCGCCGCCGACACCCTGACCGATCTGGGTGTGGAAATCCCGGAACTCGATGAAAAAACCCAACGCAAGCTGCAGGCGATCCTGCCCGGCGGAGCGGCGGTGAGAAACCCCGTGGACGTGGCCGGCGGCACCGACGACAACCCATCGGTGTTTGCCGACTGCGCCAACATCATCCTGTCCGACCCTAATATCGGCGGTCTGCTGATCGTGGGGCTGTTCGGCGGTTACGGCATCCGGTTTGCCGCCAGCCTGGCCATGATGGAAGAGGACGCGGCCCATCGCATGGGCAAGATGGTCAAAAGCCGCAAGAAGGCCATCGTCGTGCACAGCCTCTACAATTCGGAAAAGCCCCACAGCCTTGACCTTCTGCGCTACTACGGCGTACCGGTGTACGGCAGCCTGGACGTGGCCTGCAAGTGCATGGGCGTGCTGGCCCAGTACGGCCGCTACCTGAAGAGTTACCACGCCGTTACCAATTTTGTCTTCAACTGGGGCGCCAAGGCCAAACCCGAGGGAAAGAAAATCATCGACCGCGCCTATGCCGAGGGCCGCGGGGCATTGCTGGAAAGCGAGGCCAAGCATCTGTTCAAGCTCCACGGCGCGCCGGTCACCTGTGACGTTCTGGTCACATCCGCCGAGGAGGCGGCCAATGCGGCGGCAGCGATCGAAGGCCCGGTGGCGCTGAAAATCGTCTCCCCGGACATTCTGCACAAAAGCGATGCCGATGGCGTACGGCTCAACCTGACCAACAAAAAACAGGTCAAGAAGGCCTATGCGGAAATCGTGAGAAGTGCCAAAGCGTACCAAAAGGATGCCCGCATCGAGGGCGTCCTGGTCTCCCCCATGGTGGCCAAGGGCGTCGAGGTGATCATCGGCACCAAAATCGACGACCAGTTCGGTCCGGTGATCATGTATGGCCTGGGTGGGGTACTGGTGGAGATCATCAAAGACGTCACCTTCCGCGTCCTGCCCATCACTCGGCGGACGGCCCAGCGGATGCTCAGTGAGACCAAGTCCCATCCCATTCTGGATGGCGTCCGCGGAGAGCGGCCCTACGACAAGAAAGCCCTGGTCAACCTGATCCTGACCTGCTCGGAAATGATCGAGGCCTATCCCCAGATCCATGAACTGGACCTCAATCCGGTGATCGTGCACCACGAGGGCCTGAGCATCGTCGATGCCCGCATCATCCTCAAACCGCAGGAAGAAACGCAGCCGTCACCGGCTGCGGAAGCGGTTTGA
- the wtpA gene encoding tungstate ABC transporter substrate-binding protein WtpA: MNPSVFKRSRSVFCLLMGLTLGMTFPTGAIAMEKVIVFHAGSLTVPLAQIEKDFEAANPGIDVLREAGGSTKMARMISELGKPADIMASADYKVIDKTLIPAKADWNIRFATNQLVLCYTDNSRYADTINADNWTDILLKKDVVWGHSDPNLDPCGYRSLMVLQLAEKFYRQPGLYDRLIANRPEKNVRPKSVELVSMLKTGNMDYAWEYLSVAIQHELKYLTLDDHINLGNYQYDEFYKQAQVKVTGKKPGTWMTRTGQSVTYGITLVKDAPNPTGATRFLEYLLAADGGLKVLKEMGQPPFIPCRVTSQAVKDGLPGSLPSLVEVRE; this comes from the coding sequence ATGAATCCATCAGTTTTCAAACGGTCACGGTCGGTGTTCTGCCTGTTAATGGGTTTGACCCTGGGAATGACGTTTCCAACAGGAGCGATAGCTATGGAGAAAGTAATTGTTTTTCATGCGGGAAGCCTGACGGTGCCCCTGGCACAGATCGAAAAAGATTTCGAAGCGGCCAACCCGGGCATCGACGTGCTGCGCGAGGCCGGCGGCAGCACCAAGATGGCGCGCATGATTTCCGAGCTGGGCAAACCGGCCGATATCATGGCCTCGGCCGATTACAAGGTGATCGACAAAACCCTCATCCCGGCCAAGGCCGACTGGAACATCCGTTTTGCCACCAATCAGCTGGTGCTCTGCTACACGGACAACAGCCGCTATGCCGACACGATCAATGCCGACAACTGGACCGACATCCTGCTGAAAAAAGATGTGGTCTGGGGCCATTCGGATCCCAACCTCGATCCTTGCGGCTACCGCAGCCTGATGGTGCTCCAGCTGGCCGAGAAATTCTACCGGCAGCCGGGACTGTACGACCGGCTGATCGCCAACCGGCCGGAGAAGAATGTCCGGCCCAAATCCGTGGAACTGGTTTCCATGCTCAAGACCGGCAACATGGATTACGCCTGGGAATATCTCTCCGTAGCCATCCAGCACGAACTCAAATATCTCACCCTGGACGACCATATCAACCTGGGCAACTACCAGTACGATGAATTCTACAAACAGGCCCAGGTCAAGGTGACCGGCAAGAAACCGGGGACCTGGATGACGCGCACCGGCCAGTCGGTGACCTACGGGATTACCCTGGTCAAGGATGCCCCCAACCCCACCGGCGCCACCCGTTTTCTCGAGTATCTGCTCGCGGCGGACGGCGGCCTGAAAGTCCTCAAGGAGATGGGCCAGCCGCCTTTCATTCCCTGCCGCGTGACCAGTCAGGCGGTCAAGGACGGCCTGCCCGGCAGCCTGCCGAGCCTGGTGGAGGTCCGTGAATAG
- a CDS encoding ABC transporter ATP-binding protein, which produces MIGIDGLRVNLPGFSLQGIDLAVGQGEFFCLLGPTGAGKTLVLESVAGIIPAAAGRIVVADRDVTGLPPERRGVGMVYQDCALFPHLNVSRNIQYGLRYHNGGRGAARTRHHDLVERLGLAPLLQRSVMRLSGGEKQRVALARALVTAPRVLLLDEPLAALDPCFREEIRSLFCSLHQETGLTVLMVTHDFTDAHRMADRVAILNNGRIEQTGTVAGVFRKPATAFVAEFVGMKNLLPVSVDDGRMAIGDWALPLSSDNGNPHLAAIRPEDVHLRPADPVAGERLPGLAGTISAIASQGTFAELHVAAAGVTFTTIMLTSRMLALDLRQGSAVNLAIDPADIHLI; this is translated from the coding sequence ATGATCGGGATCGACGGGCTGCGCGTCAACCTGCCGGGGTTTTCGCTGCAGGGAATCGATCTTGCGGTGGGGCAGGGCGAGTTCTTTTGCCTTTTGGGGCCCACCGGTGCGGGTAAGACCCTGGTCCTGGAGTCGGTGGCCGGCATCATCCCCGCTGCTGCCGGGCGGATCGTGGTGGCCGATCGGGACGTCACCGGCCTGCCGCCGGAACGCCGCGGGGTGGGCATGGTGTATCAGGACTGCGCCCTTTTTCCCCACCTCAACGTATCCCGCAACATCCAATATGGTCTGCGTTACCACAACGGCGGCCGCGGTGCCGCCCGGACCCGCCACCATGATCTGGTGGAACGGCTGGGGCTGGCGCCGCTGTTGCAGCGATCGGTGATGCGTCTTTCCGGGGGTGAGAAACAGCGCGTGGCTTTGGCGCGGGCCCTGGTTACGGCCCCGCGGGTGCTGCTGCTGGATGAGCCCCTGGCGGCCCTGGATCCCTGCTTCCGTGAGGAGATCCGCTCCCTTTTCTGCAGCCTGCACCAGGAAACCGGCCTGACGGTGCTGATGGTGACCCACGATTTCACCGATGCCCACCGCATGGCCGACCGGGTGGCCATCCTGAACAACGGCCGCATCGAACAGACCGGCACGGTTGCCGGGGTGTTCAGAAAACCGGCCACGGCGTTTGTGGCCGAATTCGTGGGTATGAAAAATCTGCTCCCCGTGAGCGTGGATGACGGCCGGATGGCCATCGGCGACTGGGCCCTGCCCCTGTCCAGCGATAACGGCAACCCCCATCTGGCCGCGATCCGGCCGGAAGATGTTCACCTGCGGCCGGCAGACCCCGTGGCGGGTGAGCGATTGCCAGGCCTGGCGGGGACGATTTCCGCCATCGCCAGCCAGGGCACGTTTGCCGAACTGCATGTGGCCGCCGCCGGGGTGACCTTTACCACCATTATGCTTACCAGCCGGATGCTGGCCCTGGATCTGCGCCAGGGTTCCGCCGTGAACCTGGCCATCGACCCGGCGGACATTCACTTGATTTAG
- a CDS encoding M20 metallopeptidase family protein, which produces MDIKRLIAPYRKRVIDTRRDLHQIPEVGYTEKKTSAYVADYLKREGLAVTTGIARYGVVGLLDTGRPGPTLMIRADMDALPITEETGLPFASRHPGVMHACGHDAHTAMALVAATALKELKDRFNGAVKFVFQPAEEGPGGAKPMIAAGVMENPHVDYALGCHVWPTIPEGTIGIRAGALMAAASRFKITITGKGGHGAHPHLCVDALETGCQVVGALQRIVSRKIDPLAPTVVSVGRFEAGSTFNVIPETARLWGTARTFDLATWQRWPEIIETVVKGVCESMGASHTVKYRAGYPPTVNDPEMAARLERIAATVVGKDRVIVPEKSLGGEDMAYFLEKAKGCFFCLGSGTDAGMTIHNPRFDFNEEILLTGVEMYCRATLDLLRIDAA; this is translated from the coding sequence ATGGACATCAAACGGCTGATCGCGCCTTACCGCAAACGGGTCATCGACACCCGCCGCGACCTGCATCAAATCCCCGAGGTGGGATACACCGAGAAAAAAACCAGCGCCTATGTGGCCGACTACCTGAAGCGGGAGGGATTGGCCGTCACCACTGGCATCGCCCGCTACGGCGTGGTGGGTCTCCTGGACACGGGCCGGCCCGGCCCCACCCTCATGATCCGGGCGGACATGGATGCCCTGCCCATCACCGAGGAGACCGGCCTGCCCTTTGCGTCCCGGCACCCCGGCGTCATGCACGCCTGCGGCCACGATGCCCACACGGCCATGGCCCTGGTCGCCGCCACAGCCCTTAAGGAACTCAAAGACCGCTTCAACGGCGCGGTCAAATTTGTCTTCCAGCCTGCCGAGGAGGGGCCGGGCGGGGCCAAACCGATGATCGCGGCCGGAGTCATGGAAAATCCGCATGTGGATTATGCCCTGGGATGCCATGTCTGGCCCACGATCCCCGAAGGCACCATCGGCATCCGTGCCGGTGCGCTGATGGCGGCCGCCTCGCGTTTCAAAATCACCATCACCGGCAAAGGAGGCCACGGCGCCCATCCGCACCTGTGCGTGGACGCCCTGGAAACCGGCTGCCAGGTGGTCGGAGCCCTGCAACGCATCGTCAGCCGGAAAATCGACCCGCTGGCCCCAACGGTGGTCAGCGTGGGCCGGTTTGAAGCCGGCAGCACCTTCAACGTGATACCGGAAACGGCGCGTCTCTGGGGCACGGCCCGGACGTTTGACCTGGCGACCTGGCAGCGCTGGCCGGAAATCATCGAAACCGTCGTCAAAGGCGTCTGTGAGTCAATGGGGGCCAGCCATACCGTCAAGTACCGGGCCGGGTATCCGCCAACAGTCAATGATCCCGAGATGGCCGCTCGGCTGGAACGGATTGCCGCAACAGTGGTCGGTAAAGACCGGGTGATCGTACCGGAGAAAAGCCTGGGAGGCGAGGACATGGCCTATTTTCTGGAAAAGGCCAAAGGCTGTTTTTTCTGTCTGGGGTCCGGCACGGACGCCGGTATGACCATCCACAATCCGCGTTTTGATTTCAACGAGGAAATTCTGCTCACCGGTGTCGAAATGTATTGTCGCGCCACCCTTGATCTGTTGAGGATAGATGCGGCATAG
- a CDS encoding formylglycine-generating enzyme family protein → MRRPDLWQLAPNPLLLTVMALVHTHKGRLPDARALLYEETVDILLWRWEQVKMAGDKLKPRLQTLLLEAGRADVDLKKVLWQLAYEAHGQTHQADDNLLADIKEWDLFKGLAGLHPSGSKDWATQVIETIKMRAGLLIEREPEIYSFPHRTFQEYLAGAHLSSQSDFAKKAVGLIESGNFWREVVLLAVGRLVYLTGDADKPLALAGELCPTKTADDEIAWRKIWMAGEVLVEIGLNRVQDSQLGQDLLERIRKKLVELVEAGRLEPKERVAAGNALSRLGDPRFDPGNWFLPHDGDLGFVKIPAGSFMMGEGDERHEVVLSAYAMAKYPVTVAQYKAFTADTGHQLDERWERYNRLDNHPAVIVPWDDANAYCRWLTEKLKDRGLRVALPTEAQWERAARGTDARQYPWGDEKIDPGKANYDETGISSTSPVGCFPKGKSANGLNDLAGNVWEWCQDWYGKYPRKTVPDPTGPSDGTNRVLRGGSWGSPAEFCRAAIRIGSEPGFRGGGFGFRLVCLPGQPGEPGE, encoded by the coding sequence GTGCGCCGGCCGGATTTATGGCAGCTGGCCCCCAATCCGCTGCTGTTGACAGTCATGGCCCTGGTTCACACCCACAAGGGCCGCCTCCCCGATGCGCGCGCCTTGCTTTACGAAGAGACCGTGGACATTCTGCTCTGGCGGTGGGAGCAGGTCAAGATGGCCGGGGACAAGTTGAAACCCCGCTTGCAAACGTTGCTCCTGGAAGCCGGACGAGCCGATGTGGATCTGAAGAAAGTACTCTGGCAACTGGCCTATGAAGCTCATGGGCAAACCCACCAGGCTGACGACAATTTGCTGGCCGACATCAAGGAGTGGGATTTGTTCAAAGGGTTGGCCGGTCTGCACCCGTCGGGCAGCAAGGACTGGGCGACCCAGGTCATCGAAACGATAAAAATGCGGGCCGGACTGCTGATTGAACGGGAGCCTGAAATCTATTCCTTCCCCCATCGCACATTCCAGGAATACCTGGCCGGTGCCCATTTGTCGTCCCAATCGGATTTCGCTAAAAAAGCCGTCGGGTTGATCGAATCGGGAAATTTCTGGCGGGAAGTCGTTCTCCTGGCCGTGGGCCGCTTGGTCTATCTCACCGGAGACGCTGATAAACCATTGGCCTTGGCTGGGGAACTGTGTCCCACCAAGACGGCGGATGACGAGATAGCCTGGCGTAAGATATGGATGGCAGGCGAGGTGCTGGTGGAGATCGGTCTCAATCGGGTCCAAGATAGCCAATTGGGACAGGATCTTTTGGAACGAATCAGAAAGAAGCTGGTCGAACTGGTAGAAGCCGGTCGGTTGGAGCCCAAAGAACGGGTGGCGGCCGGGAACGCGTTGAGTCGACTGGGCGATCCGCGTTTTGATCCTGGCAACTGGTTTTTACCCCACGATGGGGATTTGGGATTTGTGAAGATCCCGGCCGGATCGTTCATGATGGGTGAGGGCGATGAGCGTCATGAAGTGGTGTTGTCGGCCTATGCTATGGCCAAGTATCCGGTCACCGTGGCCCAGTATAAGGCCTTTACAGCAGATACCGGCCACCAGCTGGATGAGCGCTGGGAGCGATACAACCGGCTGGATAACCACCCGGCGGTCATTGTCCCCTGGGATGACGCCAATGCCTATTGCCGGTGGCTGACGGAAAAGTTGAAGGACCGCGGGCTTCGGGTGGCCCTGCCCACCGAAGCCCAGTGGGAAAGAGCGGCCCGGGGGACGGATGCGCGTCAGTACCCCTGGGGCGATGAGAAGATCGACCCCGGGAAAGCGAATTACGATGAAACCGGCATCTCATCGACCAGCCCGGTGGGCTGTTTTCCAAAGGGAAAGAGCGCCAATGGATTAAACGATTTGGCCGGCAATGTGTGGGAGTGGTGCCAGGATTGGTATGGTAAGTATCCCCGGAAAACAGTACCGGACCCCACAGGTCCATCAGATGGCACGAACCGTGTCCTGCGCGGCGGCTCCTGGGGCAGCCCCGCCGAGTTCTGCCGGGCGGCTATCCGGATCGGGAGCGAGCCCGGCTTCCGGGGCGGCGGTTTCGGGTTCCGGCTTGTCTGCCTTCCAGGTCAGCCGGGTGAGCCAGGTGAGTGA
- a CDS encoding ABC transporter permease, whose protein sequence is MNSTSGPAAVRAIRPYRYQQRDPFFWLAVACSGVIVAFIVVPLVEMMTQPTMAALKETLADRDVVRAIRLSMVTSGAAAMVSLVLGTPLAYLLARRRFAGKKVLESIIDLPIMIPHPVVGIALLSIAGRNHPIGRLMQAAGVTLMGTVSGLIVVLTFVGLPFYINTVKAGFEEISPRLENVSRSLGASAGATFLRVTLPLAWRHMLVGAIMCMARAVSEFGAVVIVAYHPMVAPVMIYERFTAYGLKYSQPVAVWLILVCLLLFLLLRIFSPDREAAV, encoded by the coding sequence GTGAATAGTACCAGCGGACCGGCAGCGGTGCGTGCCATCCGGCCGTACCGCTATCAGCAGCGCGACCCGTTTTTCTGGCTGGCGGTGGCCTGCAGCGGCGTTATCGTGGCATTCATCGTGGTGCCCCTGGTGGAGATGATGACCCAGCCCACCATGGCGGCCCTGAAAGAGACCCTGGCGGACCGGGACGTTGTCCGCGCCATCCGCCTCAGCATGGTCACCTCCGGTGCGGCGGCGATGGTCTCCCTGGTGCTGGGCACGCCACTCGCCTACCTTCTGGCCAGGCGTCGCTTTGCCGGCAAGAAGGTTCTTGAAAGCATCATCGATCTGCCGATCATGATTCCCCACCCGGTGGTGGGTATCGCCCTGCTCAGCATCGCCGGCCGGAACCATCCCATCGGCCGGCTGATGCAGGCTGCGGGGGTAACCCTCATGGGCACCGTCAGCGGGCTGATCGTCGTGCTCACTTTTGTGGGGTTGCCTTTTTACATCAATACGGTCAAGGCCGGTTTCGAGGAGATCTCTCCACGCCTGGAGAATGTGTCGCGCAGTCTGGGGGCGTCGGCCGGGGCCACATTCCTGCGGGTCACCCTGCCACTGGCCTGGCGCCACATGCTGGTTGGCGCCATCATGTGTATGGCCCGGGCGGTGAGTGAATTCGGTGCCGTGGTGATCGTGGCCTATCACCCCATGGTGGCGCCGGTGATGATCTATGAGCGCTTTACAGCATACGGGCTCAAGTACTCCCAGCCTGTGGCGGTGTGGCTGATTCTGGTCTGTCTGCTGCTCTTTCTGCTGCTGAGAATTTTTTCCCCGGATCGTGAGGCGGCGGTATGA
- a CDS encoding transposase yields the protein MIHLFGRNGALWARAYHDHALRSDEDLKTVARYIIGNPVRAGLVERVGDYSFWDAVWA from the coding sequence ATGATACATCTATTTGGAAGAAATGGGGCGTTGTGGGCGCGGGCCTATCACGATCATGCGTTGCGTTCGGACGAGGATTTGAAGACGGTGGCCCGGTACATCATCGGCAATCCGGTGCGTGCCGGTTTGGTGGAACGGGTCGGGGATTATTCGTTTTGGGACGCGGTTTGGGCGTGA
- a CDS encoding aldo/keto reductase produces MKKTIPSPSRRAFFKTAGAAGLGAALSPLVGKTKATAATPARAAGITAVPTRPFGRSGIQVPILSLGGMFDIPSNQTLLKQAIRWGVTYWDTAHVYSGGRSEAGIGQYFERYPQHREKIFLVTKSTGRSPRELSRDLDTSLRRMGTDHIDLFFVHAIRNADVMDNRLRAWADEQKAEGRIRLIGFSTHSNMEQCLTDAARLGWIDGIMMTYNFRLMHTPRMQSAVAACVDAGIGLTAMKTQGGGAVGTGSTRDLELAGRFVRKGFTDKQAKLKAVWENPNISAICSQMPTMSILMANIAAAVDRTALTRNDHRHLNRYARDTYAGYCAGCTRICENALAGKVPVGDVMRYLMYAQNYGDTHDARLKLAAIPEAVRRRLAETDYSAAEARCPRRLPIGRLMDKALRELA; encoded by the coding sequence ATGAAAAAAACCATCCCTTCTCCCTCACGGCGCGCCTTTTTCAAAACCGCCGGTGCGGCCGGCCTGGGTGCGGCCCTGTCGCCGCTGGTGGGAAAAACCAAGGCAACGGCGGCCACGCCGGCCCGGGCGGCGGGTATCACCGCTGTGCCCACCCGCCCCTTCGGCCGTTCGGGCATTCAGGTACCGATTCTCTCCCTGGGAGGCATGTTCGACATTCCCTCCAACCAGACCCTGCTCAAGCAGGCCATCCGCTGGGGCGTCACCTACTGGGACACGGCTCACGTTTACAGCGGCGGACGCAGCGAGGCCGGCATCGGCCAGTATTTCGAGCGCTACCCCCAGCACCGCGAGAAGATCTTTCTGGTAACCAAATCCACCGGACGGAGTCCCCGGGAACTGAGCCGGGACCTGGATACCTCCCTGCGGCGCATGGGGACCGATCATATCGATCTTTTTTTCGTCCACGCCATCCGCAATGCCGATGTCATGGACAACCGCCTGCGGGCATGGGCGGACGAGCAGAAAGCCGAAGGCCGCATCCGGCTCATCGGTTTCTCCACCCATTCCAACATGGAGCAATGCCTGACGGACGCGGCCCGCCTGGGATGGATCGACGGCATCATGATGACCTACAATTTCCGGTTGATGCATACCCCGCGCATGCAGAGTGCCGTGGCGGCCTGCGTGGACGCCGGCATCGGGCTCACCGCCATGAAGACCCAGGGCGGCGGCGCCGTGGGCACCGGGTCGACCCGGGATTTGGAACTGGCCGGCCGCTTCGTCCGCAAAGGCTTTACCGACAAGCAGGCCAAACTCAAGGCGGTATGGGAAAATCCGAATATATCGGCCATCTGCTCCCAGATGCCGACCATGAGTATTCTCATGGCCAACATCGCCGCCGCGGTGGACCGCACCGCGCTCACACGAAACGACCACCGGCACCTGAACCGCTACGCCCGCGACACCTACGCCGGCTATTGTGCCGGCTGCACCCGGATCTGCGAGAATGCCCTTGCCGGAAAGGTCCCCGTGGGCGATGTGATGCGCTATCTGATGTACGCTCAAAATTATGGCGATACCCACGACGCCCGTTTGAAATTGGCTGCGATTCCCGAAGCCGTCCGGCGGCGACTGGCGGAGACAGACTATTCGGCGGCCGAGGCCAGGTGTCCCCGGCGGCTGCCCATCGGCCGGCTCATGGACAAGGCGCTCCGGGAATTGGCCTGA